The DNA segment TACCGCCGGAGCGGCTCGCCGAGGCCTGTACGGCCCTGCTGGAGCTGCAGCGCCGGCACGGCTTCGACGCGGCCGTCGCGGGCCACGCCGCCCACGGCAACCTGCACTTCCTGCTCGCCTTCGACGCGGCGGACCCGGCGGACGTGGCGCGCTACGCCGCCTTCATGGACGCGTTCTGCCGGCTGGCCGTCCGGCGCTTCGACGGCTCGCTGAAGGCGGAACACGCCACCGGCCGCAACATCGCCCCGTTCCTGGAGCTCGAATGGGGCCCGCGGGCCACGGAGTTGATGTGGCGGATCAAGGAGACCGTGGACCCGCACGGCATCCTCGCTCCGCGCGTCCTGCTCGACCGCGATCCGCGGGCGCATCTGCGCGGGCTGAAGACCATCCCGCCGACCGAGGACCCGGCCGACCCGTGCATCGAGTGCGGCTTCTGCGAACCGGCCTGCCCCAGCGGGGACCTGACCACCACGCCCCGCCAGCGGATCGTGCTGCGCCGCGAGATGCAGCGCCAGCCGGCCGGCTCCCCCGTCACCGCCGCGCTGGTGGACGCGTACGGCCATGACGCGGTGGACACCTGCGCCGGCGACTCCGTGTGCCAACTGGCCTGCCCGGTGGGGATCGACACCGGCGCGCTGATGAAGGACCTCCGGCACCGGCGCCACTCGCCGCGCGAGGAGTGGGCGGCCGCTCAGTGCGCCCAACGGTTCGGGGCCGTCGAGAAGGCGGCCCGGCTGGCGGTGGCCGCCGCCGACCGGGTCGGCGACCGGGTGACGGGGGCACTGACCAGGGCCGCCCGCAAGGCGGTGCGCCCCGACCTGGTGCCCGAGTGGCTCCCGCAGGTCCCCGGCCCGGCGGCACGCACCCTGCCCGCGACCCGGCGGGCGGGGGCGGCCGCGGTCTACTACCCGGCGTGTGTGAACCGGATCTTCGGCGGACCCGCGGGGCACCGGGGGCCGTCGCTGCCGGAGGCGGTGGTGGCGGTGTCGCGGCGGGCGGGCCGGCCGGTGTGGATCCCGCCGGACGTGACCGGGACCTGCTGCGCCACCATCTGGCACTCCAAGGGCTACGAGCGCGGCAGCACCGTGATGGCCAACCGCATCGTCGAGGCGGCCTGGGGGTGGACGGCCGGCGGCAGTCTGCCGCTGGTGGTGGACGCGTCCTCCTGCGCCCTGGGACTCGCCCGGGAGGTCGTTCCGTATCTGACGCCCCGCAATGCCGCGCTGCACGCCGAACTCACCGTCGTCGACTCGGTCGTCTGGGCCGCCGAGGAGCTGCTGCCGCGCCTGGAGACGGTCCGCCCGGTCGGCTCGGCGGTGCTCCATCCCACCTGTTCCCTGCAGCACTTGGGGGCGGAGGCCCAGTTGCGCCGGGTCGCCGAGGCGTGTGCGCGGGAGGTGGTGGTGCCGGACGACGCGGGCTGCTGCGCCTTCGCCGGTGACCGGGGGATGCTGCACAGGGAGCTGACGGAGTCGGCCACCGCGAAGGAGGCGGCCGAGGTGACCGCGCGGCACTTCGACGCGCATCTGTCGTCGAACCGGATGTGCGAGATCGGCATGGACCACGCGACGGGGGGCCGGGGCTACGCCTCGGTCCTCCTGGCGTTGGAGCGGGCCACCCGCCCGGCTCCCTAGCGGCCTTTTCGCAACCGTCCCTTCGCCGTCGCCCTTACGCGCCCCGGGCCGCACCCGCCGGCCGGGAAGACCCCGGCCGGCGGGTGCGGACACCGGCCGTCAGCGTGTGACGTGCAGCGCCACCGCGCCCTTGGCCGGGACCGAGAGCTGCGCCTTCCCGTCGTTCCCGACGGTGACGGTGTGGCCGT comes from the Streptomyces angustmyceticus genome and includes:
- a CDS encoding FAD-binding and (Fe-S)-binding domain-containing protein; translated protein: MPLLEPDPRALRPTTAARPAHDRVAGHRATGTPGPLRGDLIALLGPDKVLHKVSDLVRYASDASPYRFVPQVVVIAEDLDDISAVFSYAHGKGRKVVFRAAGTSLNGQAQGEDILVDVRRHWSGIQVLDNGARARIRPGTTVLRANTTLARYGRLLGPDPASAVACTLGGVVANNASGMTAGTTRNSYRTLASVTLVLPSGTVVDTAQPDADAELARAEPALCAGLLALKAEIEADAELVARIRAKYRIKNTNGYRLDAFLDGATPVEILRGLAVGSEGTLGFIAETVFDTLPLDRHTSSALLFFPTLSAAAAAVPRFNAAGARAVELMDGNTLRASVSVAGVPADWAALPGETAALLVEFRAPDEAAQEAYERAAAQVLTELELVAPVASVSNAFTRDPAVIGGYWKARKAFVTAVGGSRPAGTTLITEDFAVPPERLAEACTALLELQRRHGFDAAVAGHAAHGNLHFLLAFDAADPADVARYAAFMDAFCRLAVRRFDGSLKAEHATGRNIAPFLELEWGPRATELMWRIKETVDPHGILAPRVLLDRDPRAHLRGLKTIPPTEDPADPCIECGFCEPACPSGDLTTTPRQRIVLRREMQRQPAGSPVTAALVDAYGHDAVDTCAGDSVCQLACPVGIDTGALMKDLRHRRHSPREEWAAAQCAQRFGAVEKAARLAVAAADRVGDRVTGALTRAARKAVRPDLVPEWLPQVPGPAARTLPATRRAGAAAVYYPACVNRIFGGPAGHRGPSLPEAVVAVSRRAGRPVWIPPDVTGTCCATIWHSKGYERGSTVMANRIVEAAWGWTAGGSLPLVVDASSCALGLAREVVPYLTPRNAALHAELTVVDSVVWAAEELLPRLETVRPVGSAVLHPTCSLQHLGAEAQLRRVAEACAREVVVPDDAGCCAFAGDRGMLHRELTESATAKEAAEVTARHFDAHLSSNRMCEIGMDHATGGRGYASVLLALERATRPAP